Proteins from one Arsenophonus apicola genomic window:
- a CDS encoding NTP transferase domain-containing protein, with protein sequence MNRSAIPLTQLTKKPAQISKTIDCIIPAAGLSSRMGQWKMMLPWQHGTILDASIKNALALCSHIILVFGYRAEELMARYQQHPAISLIYHADYQQGLFSSIRAGAQAVNSDYCFITHGDMPCLTNTIFQQIWCQRGAYALIPRYQKTPGHPVLLSRHCLNRAVRQTDCRSMQQAVRKGQWQYIDLNQPAIIADIDTPEIYLELRTIENLAGSV encoded by the coding sequence ATGAATAGATCTGCTATCCCGCTTACGCAACTAACCAAAAAACCGGCACAAATCAGCAAAACTATTGATTGCATTATTCCGGCTGCCGGTCTTTCTTCTCGTATGGGACAATGGAAAATGATGTTACCCTGGCAACATGGAACAATACTTGATGCCAGTATCAAAAATGCATTAGCATTGTGTTCTCACATTATTCTGGTGTTTGGCTATCGGGCTGAAGAATTGATGGCGCGCTATCAACAACACCCAGCAATCAGTTTAATTTATCATGCCGATTATCAGCAGGGGCTATTCAGCTCGATTAGAGCCGGCGCTCAGGCTGTTAATAGTGACTACTGCTTTATTACCCACGGTGATATGCCTTGTCTAACTAACACTATATTTCAGCAAATTTGGTGCCAACGCGGTGCTTATGCGCTGATCCCTCGCTATCAAAAAACACCGGGTCATCCGGTTTTATTATCCCGTCATTGTCTTAATAGGGCGGTAAGACAAACCGATTGTCGCTCTATGCAGCAAGCTGTACGCAAGGGTCAGTGGCAATATATAGATCTGAATCAACCGGCAATAATCGCAGATATTGATACTCCGGAGATTTATTTGGAGTTACGCACAATAGAAAATCTGGCTGGCTCTGTTTAA
- the yqeB gene encoding selenium-dependent molybdenum cofactor biosynthesis protein YqeB: MKIFVEAAKLEQQNRPFAMAQIIESRGSTPRHSGQMLVLDDGSVIGTIGGGMVERKVITEALLALAERKPRIFHGRMTRNGQHAVGSDCGGSISVYIDVHGLASRLILIGAGHVNRAIAQTAAALDFEIVVLEVYADSLNAAYFPTDSKLLQVASFNQGIEQLAIKADDYVVIATNSQDWEALSLLIHLPVKYLGLLASRRKIHTFTRQLYEQGLKASQLAHLHAPVGLNIGAETPAEIAISIVAEMLQIKHQAAGGSMKCSTFPYRQRVVIRGAGDIATGVALRLYHAGFHVIMLEVAYPTVIRCTVAFAQAIYAGEMTIEGVKAKHVTRPEDVDPLLQQGIIPILIDADASLLPALQPDGVVDAILAKQNRGTHRAMAPVTIALGPGFEAGKDCDAIIETNRGHNLGRVIYQGSAQANTGVPGNINGHTTQRVVRAPVAGVMHRNVNIGDIVSVGEDIAYIDDTPIKAPLSGLVRGLLNDNLAVTAGFKIGDIDPRGAAVDFTAVSDKARAIAGGVLEALMALMAKPV; this comes from the coding sequence ATGAAAATTTTTGTCGAAGCAGCAAAACTGGAGCAGCAGAATCGCCCTTTTGCTATGGCACAAATTATTGAAAGTCGAGGTTCTACGCCGCGCCATTCTGGGCAAATGTTAGTACTCGATGATGGCAGTGTGATTGGAACGATTGGTGGTGGGATGGTAGAGCGAAAAGTGATTACTGAAGCCCTGTTAGCGTTGGCAGAGCGTAAGCCGCGTATTTTTCATGGTCGAATGACCCGTAATGGTCAGCATGCGGTTGGCAGTGATTGTGGTGGCTCAATTTCAGTTTATATTGATGTTCATGGTTTAGCTAGCCGTTTAATCTTGATTGGTGCTGGCCATGTTAATCGTGCTATCGCCCAAACGGCTGCTGCTTTAGATTTTGAAATCGTGGTGCTGGAGGTTTATGCCGATAGCCTTAATGCTGCTTATTTTCCAACCGATAGCAAGTTATTGCAGGTAGCGTCTTTTAACCAAGGGATCGAGCAATTAGCTATTAAAGCGGATGATTATGTGGTGATTGCGACTAATAGCCAAGATTGGGAAGCGCTATCATTGTTGATCCACTTACCCGTCAAATATCTTGGGCTTTTAGCCAGCCGTAGAAAAATACATACCTTTACTCGACAATTATATGAACAAGGGCTGAAGGCAAGTCAATTGGCTCACCTTCATGCGCCTGTTGGTCTCAATATTGGCGCAGAAACGCCGGCAGAAATTGCTATTAGTATTGTCGCTGAAATGTTGCAAATTAAACATCAAGCCGCCGGTGGCTCAATGAAGTGCAGTACTTTTCCTTATCGTCAGCGGGTAGTTATTCGGGGTGCTGGCGATATTGCAACAGGCGTTGCGTTGCGTCTTTATCATGCTGGTTTTCACGTCATTATGTTAGAGGTTGCATACCCTACAGTTATCCGCTGTACGGTGGCTTTTGCTCAGGCTATCTATGCCGGAGAAATGACGATTGAAGGTGTGAAGGCTAAACATGTTACTAGACCGGAGGATGTCGATCCGCTTTTGCAGCAGGGAATTATTCCCATCTTGATTGATGCAGATGCTAGCCTATTACCCGCTTTGCAGCCCGATGGTGTAGTCGATGCCATTTTAGCTAAACAAAATCGAGGAACCCATCGAGCAATGGCGCCGGTGACGATTGCTTTGGGGCCCGGTTTTGAGGCGGGTAAAGATTGTGATGCGATTATAGAAACCAATCGCGGACACAATCTAGGGCGAGTGATTTACCAGGGATCAGCGCAGGCTAATACCGGTGTGCCAGGTAATATTAATGGCCATACCACACAACGTGTTGTGAGAGCGCCGGTCGCCGGTGTTATGCATCGTAATGTCAATATCGGTGATATTGTTAGTGTCGGCGAAGATATTGCTTACATTGACGATACGCCAATTAAAGCGCCATTAAGTGGCCTGGTTCGTGGTTTATTAAATGATAATTTAGCGGTGACGGCAGGGTTCAAAATTGGCGATATTGATCCGCGTGGGGCCGCAGTCGATTTTACTGCCGTGTCGGATAAAGCGCGGGCTATAGCCGGCGGGGTGTTAGAAGCATTGATGGCCTTGATGGCAAAACCGGTTTAG
- the yqeC gene encoding selenium cofactor biosynthesis protein YqeC, with protein sequence MPQANIPEPLTMFCDRTLNSSSVVISLIGAGGKTSTLFWLARQFSVLGKKVIISTTTRMYLPDENIPLLICRDPAQLPAAAFASPICACYAAWQASSGKVRGFSPQQIDALGERYYADILLIEADGSRGLPLKAPALHEPCIPVSSRCVIAVTGGQVLAKPLGPDNVQRWPLFASITQIEPGDKADIAVLEHFIRHPAGMFKNVPLHAQRIWLINRFSQSENFITNQLSALLLTTGLDAIWLGAVRESPPIRNVLQRQ encoded by the coding sequence ATGCCACAGGCCAATATACCCGAACCGCTCACGATGTTTTGTGATAGAACATTGAACTCATCCTCTGTGGTTATTAGTTTGATTGGTGCAGGGGGTAAAACCAGTACGCTATTTTGGCTGGCGCGGCAATTTTCTGTTTTAGGTAAAAAAGTGATTATCAGTACTACCACAAGGATGTATTTGCCTGATGAAAATATTCCCCTATTAATATGTCGCGATCCGGCTCAGTTGCCTGCGGCGGCTTTTGCCTCACCCATTTGTGCGTGTTATGCCGCTTGGCAAGCCAGTAGTGGCAAAGTGCGTGGTTTTTCCCCACAACAAATCGATGCTCTGGGTGAGCGATATTACGCGGATATCTTACTGATCGAAGCCGATGGTTCGCGCGGTCTGCCATTAAAAGCGCCTGCTTTGCACGAACCTTGCATACCGGTTAGTAGTCGCTGCGTAATTGCCGTAACAGGAGGACAGGTTTTAGCCAAACCATTAGGCCCTGACAATGTACAGCGCTGGCCTCTATTTGCTTCCATAACGCAAATTGAACCAGGAGATAAAGCAGATATTGCGGTACTTGAACATTTTATTCGGCATCCGGCAGGAATGTTTAAAAATGTTCCACTGCATGCCCAGCGTATTTGGTTAATTAACCGTTTTTCTCAATCTGAGAATTTTATCACTAACCAATTATCTGCATTGTTACTAACAACAGGACTAGATGCGATTTGGTTGGGAGCAGTCAGGGAGTCTCCTCCTATCAGGAATGTATTGCAGCGTCAGTGA